In a single window of the Aridibaculum aurantiacum genome:
- a CDS encoding Na+/H+ antiporter subunit C codes for MELLLVILIGILYSAGIYMLLRRSLVKLILGLILLGNGANMLIFLLGSLVKGNPPVIPDDAKALTGLYADPIPQALILTAIVISFGLQAFAIILIKRVYAVINSDDLDHLNTTEEEV; via the coding sequence ATGGAGTTACTACTGGTTATATTAATTGGCATTTTGTACAGCGCCGGCATCTATATGTTGCTAAGGCGTAGCCTTGTCAAATTGATTCTCGGGCTTATACTTTTAGGTAATGGTGCTAATATGCTCATCTTCCTATTGGGCTCATTGGTAAAAGGAAACCCACCCGTAATACCCGACGATGCAAAAGCACTTACTGGATTATATGCTGATCCAATACCACAGGCGTTGATATTAACGGCTATTGTGATCAGCTTCGGTTTACAAGCGTTTGCCATTATTCTTATAAAAAGAGTTTATGCTGTTATAAACAGCGATGATCTTGATCACTTAAATACCACAGAAGAAGAAGTATGA
- a CDS encoding cation:proton antiporter yields MNLYEYLYYIILPILSISIVLVFIRFLKGPGIVDRVIALDLLITIGIAIIAVYSIINNQSTFLDIAMILALIAFLGTIAFSYYLEKRKKND; encoded by the coding sequence ATGAACCTGTACGAATATCTATATTATATTATCCTGCCGATACTGAGCATATCGATCGTGCTGGTGTTTATCCGTTTTTTAAAAGGACCGGGAATAGTAGATCGTGTTATTGCACTAGATCTATTAATCACTATTGGTATTGCTATTATAGCTGTGTATAGTATCATCAACAACCAATCTACTTTCTTAGATATAGCCATGATACTTGCGCTAATTGCTTTCCTGGGCACAATAGCATTCTCGTATTACCTTGAAAAAAGAAAGAAAAATGACTGA
- the tmk gene encoding dTMP kinase, with translation MRKNLFIALEGIDGSGKSTQTKLLAERMTQQGHKVYTTCEPTARPIGAMIRSILKGEMKADDRTIAGLFVADRLDHLLNEEDGIVKKLEDGFTVITDRYYFSSYAYHGTHMDMDWVIAANAMSADILRPDINIFIDVPPEISMQRVSRNRQNVELYETLENLVQVRAKFMEAFEKLKDVENIVSINGDQEMDAIANAIWQQVEQLQEKKV, from the coding sequence ATGCGCAAAAACCTGTTTATAGCACTTGAAGGAATTGACGGAAGCGGAAAAAGCACACAAACAAAACTGCTGGCTGAACGAATGACACAGCAAGGTCATAAAGTTTATACCACCTGTGAACCTACAGCACGCCCTATTGGTGCTATGATCCGCAGCATCCTAAAAGGAGAAATGAAAGCTGATGATCGGACCATTGCAGGCCTTTTTGTAGCCGATCGACTAGATCATTTATTAAACGAGGAAGATGGCATTGTAAAAAAACTGGAAGACGGCTTCACCGTTATTACCGATCGCTACTATTTTTCCTCGTATGCCTACCATGGTACTCATATGGACATGGATTGGGTAATAGCGGCTAATGCCATGAGCGCTGATATCCTTCGTCCTGATATAAATATCTTCATCGATGTACCACCTGAAATATCTATGCAACGTGTAAGCAGGAACAGGCAAAACGTGGAGTTATACGAAACGTTGGAAAACCTGGTACAGGTACGTGCAAAATTCATGGAAGCTTTTGAAAAACTAAAAGATGTTGAAAACATTGTTTCAATAAATGGCGACCAGGAAATGGATGCTATAGCCAATGCTATATGGCAGCAGGTGGAGCAATTGCAGGAGAAAAAAGTATAG
- a CDS encoding Na+/H+ antiporter subunit B, whose amino-acid sequence MKTIILKTASNYLLPVLLLFSVFILLRGHYLPGGGFVGGLVASIAFVLHAFANGLDKTREFLKYHPGINIPIGLTISLISGFAPMLIGQPFMTGLWFEKPFPVVGMIGSALFFDIGVYIVVVGVTLTILFTISETANE is encoded by the coding sequence ATGAAAACGATCATATTAAAAACAGCTTCTAATTATTTGCTCCCGGTATTGCTGCTGTTTTCTGTATTTATTTTACTGAGAGGACACTACCTGCCAGGAGGAGGATTTGTGGGCGGACTGGTAGCATCTATTGCATTTGTACTTCATGCTTTTGCCAATGGGCTAGATAAAACACGTGAGTTCCTCAAGTATCATCCTGGAATTAATATTCCCATAGGTTTAACCATCTCGCTCATTAGCGGGTTTGCACCTATGCTTATAGGGCAACCATTTATGACAGGCCTTTGGTTCGAGAAACCTTTTCCTGTTGTAGGTATGATAGGCTCTGCTTTATTTTTTGATATTGGTGTTTACATCGTAGTGGTAGGTGTTACACTTACCATACTATTTACCATTAGCGAAACAGCAAATGAATAA
- a CDS encoding Na+/H+ antiporter subunit E has protein sequence MIRQLLMNLLLTLVWMALTGRFVFINFVFGFILSYVILWMSARKSEDKRYFNRVPRIIGFILFFLKELLKANLEVAYDVITPRFFMKPGIVKIPLDAKTDLEITLLANLITLTPGTLSLDVSDDKKVLYVHAMYIKDKEKFITSIKSGFERKLLELLR, from the coding sequence ATGATCAGACAATTATTAATGAACCTGCTGCTTACACTTGTATGGATGGCCCTTACGGGTAGGTTCGTGTTCATCAATTTTGTGTTTGGTTTCATACTCAGCTATGTCATACTCTGGATGAGTGCGCGAAAGAGCGAAGACAAAAGATATTTCAACAGGGTGCCGCGCATCATTGGCTTTATATTGTTCTTTTTAAAAGAACTACTAAAGGCAAACCTGGAGGTAGCTTATGATGTGATCACTCCACGTTTTTTTATGAAACCAGGTATTGTGAAAATTCCACTGGATGCTAAAACAGACCTTGAAATCACATTGCTGGCAAACCTTATCACGCTTACACCCGGAACGCTAAGCCTGGATGTATCGGATGACAAAAAAGTTTTGTACGTGCATGCGATGTATATAAAAGACAAGGAAAAATTCATAACGAGTATAAAAAGCGGCTTCGAAAGGAAGTTGCTGGAGCTGTTGAGATGA
- a CDS encoding putative monovalent cation/H+ antiporter subunit A: MHIAVLSGFVVAAMVLLAGRLLKGYQSLILSLLPVSLFIYFLSFIPRLADGNTVMYSYPWIPSLGVQLDYHLDGLSLLFCLLITGIGSLIFIYAAAYMKGYNYVNRFFCYLSMFMASMLGLVLSDNVLALFVFWELTSISSFFLIGFNNDNPDSRKSSLLALAITGGGGFLLMAGFILMGSTIGSFSISEMITSRSVLQNSEHYWLMLLLICGGAFTKSAQFPFHFWLPGAMKAPTPVSAYLHSATMVKAGVYLLARLTPVLGQNIYWNNTLMIVGGITMVYAAFHSLFRTDLKTILAYTTISALGILVFLLGIGTQQALIAAAVFILVHALYKAGLFLVTGIIDHETGTRDVTVLSGLRKVMMPVAIAGIVAAISSAGIPFTFGFLGKDLIYEGTLSSGNNFIFLTALAVVTNIMLLYAGFVAGIKPFTGNIPSQFHDVHLPSLWMWLPPLLLGILSMIFGFFPALIDNSLVQPVVRALHGGPVDIPLKIWHGFNLVLLLSAITLVGGFLLYKYIKPSSERIHAVDRFREYSPAFIIPGIATGVHAFARHYTRIMQNGYLRIYVLVIVLFLVVLLSYKLFTGVNIYIDESKLHEITIYEAVVTGIMLFAIFKTVFTSSRLIAVAAMGVVGYCICLLFVFYSAPDLAMTQFTIDTLTVVLFVLVLFRLPPFLHLTNAPVKIRDGLVALSFGTLLSIIALEVINETATKDITEFYAKNSYVFAKGKNVVNVILVDFRGMDTLVEITVLTIAAIGVYSMLKLKIGLKEKE; the protein is encoded by the coding sequence ATGCATATAGCTGTATTGTCTGGTTTTGTGGTGGCTGCAATGGTATTATTAGCTGGCAGGTTGCTGAAAGGTTACCAGTCACTGATACTGTCCCTATTGCCTGTTAGCTTATTCATCTACTTCCTAAGTTTTATTCCTCGCTTAGCTGATGGCAATACTGTGATGTATAGCTATCCATGGATACCATCGTTAGGTGTTCAACTCGATTATCATCTTGATGGCTTATCGCTGTTGTTCTGCCTGCTCATCACTGGTATTGGTTCATTGATCTTCATATACGCAGCTGCTTATATGAAAGGGTACAATTATGTCAACAGGTTTTTCTGCTACCTGTCTATGTTTATGGCCAGCATGCTTGGCCTTGTACTTAGCGATAATGTATTGGCACTTTTTGTTTTTTGGGAACTCACCAGTATCAGTTCATTTTTTCTTATTGGTTTTAATAATGATAATCCTGATTCAAGAAAAAGTTCTTTGTTAGCATTGGCCATTACCGGTGGTGGTGGTTTTTTATTGATGGCTGGCTTCATCTTGATGGGCAGCACCATTGGCAGCTTTTCTATTTCGGAGATGATAACATCACGTTCTGTTTTGCAAAACAGCGAACACTACTGGCTGATGCTACTGTTGATCTGCGGTGGTGCGTTCACCAAATCGGCACAGTTTCCTTTTCACTTTTGGTTACCTGGTGCTATGAAAGCACCTACGCCGGTTTCTGCTTACTTACACTCTGCTACTATGGTGAAAGCAGGTGTCTATTTACTGGCTCGCCTTACTCCTGTTCTTGGGCAAAACATCTACTGGAATAACACGCTCATGATCGTTGGTGGTATTACCATGGTTTATGCTGCATTTCATTCTTTATTCAGAACAGATCTGAAAACCATACTTGCTTATACTACCATTTCTGCTCTAGGCATTCTTGTTTTTTTGTTAGGAATAGGAACCCAGCAAGCGCTGATTGCTGCAGCTGTTTTTATTCTTGTTCATGCATTGTATAAAGCAGGATTGTTTCTTGTAACAGGCATTATTGATCATGAAACAGGCACCCGCGATGTAACGGTGCTTAGCGGCTTACGCAAAGTAATGATGCCTGTAGCTATAGCCGGCATCGTGGCTGCTATATCGAGTGCGGGTATTCCATTCACATTTGGTTTTTTAGGTAAAGACCTTATCTACGAGGGAACCTTAAGTAGCGGCAACAATTTTATTTTTCTTACAGCGCTTGCTGTAGTCACTAATATCATGTTGCTGTATGCAGGTTTCGTTGCCGGCATTAAACCATTCACAGGTAACATTCCTTCACAGTTTCATGATGTACACCTGCCATCGTTGTGGATGTGGCTACCACCCTTGCTGCTGGGAATACTGAGTATGATCTTTGGTTTCTTTCCTGCGCTGATTGATAATAGTTTAGTTCAACCAGTTGTACGCGCCTTACATGGCGGACCGGTAGATATCCCTTTGAAGATATGGCATGGATTCAACCTGGTGCTGCTGTTAAGTGCTATTACTCTTGTTGGTGGTTTCCTGTTGTACAAATACATCAAGCCATCTTCAGAAAGAATACATGCTGTTGATCGTTTCAGAGAATATTCACCTGCATTTATTATCCCTGGTATTGCTACTGGTGTACATGCCTTTGCCAGGCATTACACACGCATCATGCAAAATGGTTACCTACGCATTTATGTGCTGGTAATCGTGCTGTTTCTTGTGGTCTTATTGTCGTATAAATTATTCACTGGCGTAAATATTTACATTGATGAAAGCAAGCTACACGAGATAACGATTTACGAAGCTGTGGTAACGGGAATAATGTTGTTCGCGATTTTCAAAACGGTTTTTACATCATCACGTTTGATAGCAGTAGCAGCAATGGGTGTGGTTGGATATTGTATCTGTTTGCTTTTTGTATTCTACAGTGCACCAGATCTTGCCATGACGCAGTTCACCATTGATACGCTCACAGTGGTGTTGTTCGTGCTTGTGTTATTCAGGCTACCACCATTTTTACACCTTACTAATGCACCTGTAAAAATCAGGGATGGATTGGTGGCATTATCCTTTGGAACCTTACTATCCATCATTGCACTGGAGGTCATCAATGAAACAGCTACAAAAGACATAACTGAATTTTACGCCAAGAACTCCTATGTATTTGCAAAAGGTAAGAATGTAGTAAATGTTATCCTGGTGGATTTCAGGGGCATGGATACACTGGTAGAAATAACTGTACTAACGATAGCTGCTATTGGTGTATACAGCATGCTAAAGCTAAAAATTGGTTTAAAAGAAAAAGAATGA
- a CDS encoding proton-conducting transporter membrane subunit yields MFTAIVLLFCWRKVAAQRVASVVGNFVSLTISIMLLHQVWNNGIQTMQAGNWSAPFGITFVADVFGSTLVLLTSIAGLAVSIFSTAGISKARMRFGYFPILHFLLMGLSGAFLTGDIFNLYVWFEIIIIASFVLMTLGGRKPQIEGGIKYVTMNLLASVIFLTAIGILYGLTGSLNMADLSLKVAQVQNRGLVNVTALLFFVGFGIKSAIFPLYFWLPSSYHTPPSAIAAIFGGLLTKVGVYAMLRVFTLIFVPDEFVRTTFTIIAGATLLTGVLGAIVKTDVRKIFSYLIVSHIGYMIAGLAMFNEAALTGALFYLVHDIMVKTNLFLICGLIFKIKGSLEFKEVGGLYDEYPKLSLLMAVVLFSLVGIPPLSGFWPKILLFQGGFSTGNYFLIISIIIASFFTLWIVAKIWAEIFWKTQPQTETVQADDLAPMKWSRKTLLVGPVLMLAIVSVYIGLGAENIMAVSHHIAIELLDPTAYINAVLGPVAAP; encoded by the coding sequence ATGTTCACAGCAATTGTTCTGCTCTTCTGCTGGCGAAAAGTGGCGGCGCAGCGTGTGGCAAGTGTTGTAGGAAATTTTGTTTCGCTTACCATCAGTATTATGCTGCTGCACCAGGTTTGGAACAATGGTATTCAAACCATGCAAGCAGGAAATTGGTCGGCGCCTTTTGGTATCACTTTCGTTGCCGATGTATTTGGTAGTACACTAGTATTGCTTACCAGCATTGCAGGACTTGCAGTAAGCATATTTTCTACAGCAGGGATCAGCAAAGCAAGAATGCGTTTTGGCTACTTCCCTATCCTGCATTTTTTGCTTATGGGATTGAGTGGAGCTTTTTTGACCGGCGACATTTTCAACCTATATGTATGGTTTGAGATCATCATCATTGCTTCCTTTGTTCTAATGACATTAGGTGGAAGAAAACCACAGATAGAAGGCGGTATCAAATACGTAACCATGAACCTGCTGGCATCGGTGATTTTCCTTACAGCAATAGGCATCTTGTATGGACTGACCGGCAGTTTAAATATGGCTGATCTATCACTAAAAGTGGCACAGGTGCAAAATCGGGGATTGGTTAATGTAACTGCCTTACTATTCTTTGTTGGTTTTGGAATTAAGTCTGCCATCTTTCCCTTGTACTTCTGGCTACCATCCTCTTATCATACACCACCGTCGGCTATAGCGGCTATATTCGGCGGACTGCTTACTAAAGTTGGCGTGTATGCTATGTTGCGTGTGTTCACACTCATTTTTGTACCCGACGAATTTGTAAGGACCACTTTTACCATCATAGCAGGAGCAACATTATTAACTGGTGTTTTAGGAGCTATAGTAAAAACAGATGTAAGAAAAATATTCTCCTACCTCATCGTTTCACATATCGGTTACATGATTGCAGGTCTTGCTATGTTCAATGAAGCTGCACTTACAGGGGCTTTGTTTTACCTGGTGCACGACATAATGGTGAAGACCAATCTTTTCCTGATCTGTGGTCTCATCTTCAAAATAAAAGGTAGCCTTGAATTTAAAGAAGTAGGTGGATTGTATGATGAATACCCGAAGCTATCGCTGCTGATGGCGGTGGTCTTATTTTCGCTGGTGGGTATCCCGCCGCTTTCAGGCTTCTGGCCTAAGATATTGTTGTTCCAGGGCGGCTTCTCTACAGGAAATTACTTCCTCATCATTTCCATTATAATCGCCAGTTTCTTCACGCTATGGATAGTGGCAAAAATATGGGCTGAGATCTTTTGGAAAACACAACCACAAACAGAAACGGTACAAGCTGATGACCTGGCGCCTATGAAATGGAGCAGGAAAACTCTGTTGGTAGGCCCTGTATTGATGTTGGCAATTGTATCAGTATATATAGGATTGGGTGCGGAAAATATAATGGCTGTATCGCACCATATAGCCATTGAGTTATTAGACCCAACAGCTTACATCAATGCTGTGCTGGGTCCTGTAGCTGCACCATAA
- a CDS encoding FKBP-type peptidyl-prolyl cis-trans isomerase, producing MKKSLLVLVLPLLLVFGCKKKDEPVCADVVASVPPSQITALRAYIANNNITAEEDPRGFFFRIEAAGSARKPTPCSSVTVDYTGRLTTGGTFDSNPNATFSLNSVITGWRLGVPMIGEGGKIILYLPPALGYGSSPAGSIPPNSTLIFTIELKKVN from the coding sequence ATGAAAAAGAGCCTGCTTGTTTTGGTGTTGCCTTTGTTGCTAGTATTTGGTTGTAAGAAAAAAGACGAACCAGTTTGTGCTGATGTAGTTGCTTCTGTACCTCCTTCACAAATAACTGCATTGCGTGCGTATATCGCCAATAATAATATCACAGCTGAAGAAGATCCGCGAGGTTTCTTTTTTAGAATAGAAGCAGCAGGATCGGCAAGGAAACCTACACCTTGTTCTTCTGTAACGGTTGATTATACAGGTCGCTTAACTACCGGCGGTACTTTCGATTCAAATCCTAACGCCACCTTTAGCCTTAACAGCGTTATTACCGGTTGGAGATTAGGTGTGCCAATGATTGGTGAGGGCGGAAAGATCATTCTTTACCTGCCACCAGCGCTGGGATATGGATCTTCGCCTGCAGGCAGTATTCCTCCTAATTCTACTTTGATATTTACTATAGAACTGAAGAAGGTGAATTAG
- the mnmA gene encoding tRNA 2-thiouridine(34) synthase MnmA — MSRKGKVLVAMSGGIDSTVTALMLHNEGYEVVGITMKTWDYASAGTSKKETGCCNLDSFNDARAAAVHHGFPHFILDIREEFGDFVIENFVEEYMAGRTPNPCVMCNTHIKWRALLKRANAMNCDFIATGHYAKVRQHDNGRYVISKGKDATKDQSYVLWGLDQELLSRTIMPLGVFHKTEIRQMAHDMGYPELAKKSESYEICFVPDNDYRGFLKRKVEGLEEKVDGGYFVDKAGKILGTHRGYPFYTIGQRKGLEVALGKPVFVTRIIPETNTVVLGDEADLQQNSMMVGKLNYGKYDVITPGMEAITKIRYKDSGSLSNLYPEDGGMKVSFYENVKGIAPGQSAVFYEGDDVIAGGIIQRGSLV; from the coding sequence ATGAGCCGTAAAGGAAAAGTTTTGGTAGCGATGAGTGGCGGTATTGATAGTACCGTAACGGCTCTGATGCTCCATAATGAAGGGTACGAAGTAGTAGGCATTACCATGAAAACATGGGATTATGCCAGTGCGGGTACCAGTAAAAAAGAAACCGGCTGTTGCAATCTTGATAGTTTCAATGATGCTCGTGCTGCAGCTGTTCATCATGGTTTTCCGCATTTCATTTTAGATATACGCGAAGAATTTGGTGATTTTGTTATAGAGAATTTTGTAGAAGAATATATGGCTGGTCGCACGCCTAATCCATGTGTTATGTGCAATACGCACATAAAATGGAGGGCATTGCTGAAAAGAGCCAATGCTATGAATTGCGATTTTATTGCCACTGGTCACTATGCAAAGGTGCGTCAGCACGACAATGGACGCTACGTTATCAGCAAAGGAAAAGATGCCACTAAAGACCAGAGTTATGTACTGTGGGGTTTAGACCAGGAATTATTAAGCCGGACCATTATGCCGCTGGGTGTTTTTCACAAAACGGAAATTAGGCAAATGGCGCACGATATGGGGTATCCTGAACTAGCTAAAAAAAGCGAGAGCTACGAGATCTGCTTTGTACCAGATAATGATTACCGCGGATTTCTAAAGCGTAAAGTAGAAGGACTGGAAGAAAAAGTAGATGGTGGCTACTTTGTTGATAAGGCTGGAAAGATCTTAGGCACTCATCGTGGTTATCCATTTTATACAATTGGCCAGCGCAAAGGATTAGAAGTAGCGTTGGGTAAACCTGTATTTGTAACGCGCATCATTCCGGAAACCAATACCGTAGTACTTGGTGATGAAGCTGACCTGCAACAGAACTCAATGATGGTTGGCAAATTGAACTATGGCAAGTACGATGTCATTACTCCGGGTATGGAAGCTATAACTAAGATCCGCTATAAAGACAGCGGCAGCCTGAGTAACCTATATCCTGAAGATGGAGGAATGAAAGTTTCTTTTTACGAAAATGTAAAAGGAATAGCACCCGGCCAGAGCGCAGTATTTTATGAAGGTGATGACGTGATAGCAGGAGGAATTATCCAGCGTGGAAGCCTGGTGTAA
- a CDS encoding DUF2851 family protein produces the protein MTERLLQFIWQFQYYNTGSLSTEEGQLLKIIHQGQFHSNQGPDFINAKVVLDNTTWAGNIELHIRSSDWIRHRHSADKNYNNTILHVVWQHDAVIKHADGSVIPTLQLQHRVPKLMLQHYDVLQQSNHFVPCDRFLPALTELKWGVWKDRLLVERLQRKSAYVLELLQAAQNHWEEVFWWMLARNFGSKINADCFEAVARSLPVATLGRHKNQIHQLEAMLLGQAGLLSRSFTDDYMVMLSKEYQFLQKKYKLVPSAITPNFLRMRPANFPTIRLAQLAMLVHRSSHLFSSVLEAVDVNGLKKYLDVTANDYWHYHYLPDEPTPFKPKQLGQQMAENIIINTIVPVVFSYGVFHKNDALKEKAAVWLTQVQPEENAITKHWKAKGVTNLHAADSQALIELKNNYCTHRRCLSCSVGNSVLKAADGQNKISVVR, from the coding sequence ATGACAGAGCGATTGCTACAATTCATCTGGCAATTCCAGTATTATAATACTGGTTCGCTGTCCACCGAAGAAGGACAGTTGCTAAAGATCATTCACCAGGGGCAGTTCCACAGCAATCAGGGACCAGATTTTATAAATGCAAAAGTGGTATTAGATAATACTACATGGGCAGGCAACATAGAATTGCATATTCGTTCTTCAGATTGGATACGTCACCGTCATTCTGCAGATAAAAACTACAACAATACCATACTGCACGTAGTATGGCAGCACGATGCAGTTATCAAACATGCTGATGGTTCAGTTATACCTACACTTCAATTACAGCATCGTGTTCCAAAGCTCATGCTCCAGCATTACGATGTACTGCAACAAAGCAATCATTTTGTTCCCTGCGATCGATTTCTTCCGGCGCTCACCGAACTCAAGTGGGGTGTTTGGAAAGACAGGCTACTAGTGGAGAGACTTCAGCGGAAGTCAGCATATGTATTGGAGCTTTTACAGGCAGCACAAAATCATTGGGAAGAAGTTTTCTGGTGGATGCTGGCCCGCAACTTTGGCTCAAAGATCAATGCAGATTGTTTTGAAGCAGTTGCTCGTTCACTACCGGTCGCAACATTAGGTCGTCACAAAAACCAGATTCACCAGCTGGAGGCTATGCTGCTGGGGCAGGCAGGTTTGCTGTCACGCTCTTTCACTGATGATTATATGGTCATGCTTAGCAAAGAATACCAGTTCCTGCAGAAAAAGTATAAGCTGGTTCCTTCTGCTATTACGCCAAATTTTCTGCGCATGCGGCCTGCTAATTTTCCTACTATCAGGCTTGCGCAACTGGCCATGCTGGTACACCGTTCTTCGCACTTATTTTCTTCAGTGTTGGAGGCAGTTGATGTAAACGGCTTAAAGAAATACTTAGATGTTACCGCAAATGATTACTGGCACTATCATTACCTGCCTGATGAACCAACACCTTTCAAGCCCAAACAATTGGGACAACAAATGGCGGAGAATATCATCATCAATACCATTGTTCCTGTAGTTTTTAGTTACGGTGTCTTTCATAAAAATGATGCACTGAAAGAAAAAGCTGCTGTATGGTTAACGCAGGTACAGCCTGAAGAGAATGCTATAACTAAACACTGGAAAGCCAAAGGTGTTACCAACCTGCATGCAGCCGATAGTCAGGCGCTCATCGAGCTCAAAAATAATTATTGCACTCACCGCAGGTGTCTTTCCTGCTCTGTTGGTAATTCAGTTCTTAAAGCTGCTGATGGGCAAAACAAGATTTCAGTGGTGCGGTAG
- the lipA gene encoding lipoyl synthase — MQELPIVQKIDETKMKVKKPDWLRVKLPIGESYKHVRGLVDTHKLHTICESGNCPNMGECWGEGTATFMILGNTCTRSCGFCAVATGRPDPVDWDEPQRVAEAIHLMKVKHAVITSVDRDELKDGGSIIWYNTIKAVKALNPGTTLETLIPDFRGYADQVQRVIDAAPEVVSHNMETVERLSRQVRIQAKYRRSLEVLRMLKEGGMRTKTGIMLGLGEKKEEVVQSMEDLVAVGVDVLTLGQYLQPTPKHLPVHRFVHPDEFAELREIGYELGFDYVESGPLVRSSYHSERHVIPGYGRDKWMKEKEMMVG; from the coding sequence ATGCAAGAGCTACCCATAGTACAGAAGATAGACGAGACAAAAATGAAAGTGAAGAAGCCTGATTGGCTGCGTGTAAAACTGCCTATAGGTGAAAGTTATAAGCATGTTCGCGGGCTGGTAGACACGCATAAACTTCACACCATTTGCGAAAGCGGCAACTGCCCAAATATGGGTGAGTGCTGGGGTGAAGGCACTGCTACCTTTATGATACTTGGAAATACATGTACACGTAGCTGCGGTTTTTGCGCAGTGGCTACCGGTCGTCCAGACCCTGTTGATTGGGATGAGCCACAACGTGTAGCTGAAGCAATTCACCTGATGAAGGTGAAGCACGCTGTAATAACCAGCGTGGATCGCGACGAACTAAAAGATGGTGGATCCATCATCTGGTACAATACTATCAAAGCCGTTAAAGCTTTAAACCCGGGTACAACTTTAGAAACGCTTATCCCTGATTTTCGTGGTTATGCTGACCAGGTACAGCGGGTAATAGACGCAGCACCCGAAGTAGTGAGCCATAATATGGAAACGGTTGAAAGACTGTCGCGCCAGGTTCGTATACAGGCTAAGTACCGTCGTAGCCTGGAGGTTTTGCGTATGCTAAAGGAAGGAGGAATGCGTACCAAAACTGGTATCATGCTCGGCCTTGGCGAAAAGAAAGAAGAGGTGGTTCAAAGCATGGAAGACCTGGTAGCGGTTGGAGTGGATGTTCTTACTCTTGGTCAATACCTGCAGCCTACTCCAAAACATTTACCGGTACATCGTTTTGTTCACCCGGATGAATTTGCTGAGCTACGTGAGATAGGTTATGAACTTGGTTTTGATTATGTAGAAAGTGGTCCGCTTGTAAGATCATCTTACCATAGCGAAAGACATGTAATACCTGGTTATGGCCGCGACAAATGGATGAAGGAAAAGGAAATGATGGTAGGATAG
- the mnhG gene encoding monovalent cation/H(+) antiporter subunit G yields the protein MTEAIIMILSGLGALFILIASIGFIRMPDFYLRVSVTTKAVTLGIGLILGGAALYFSEVSVVSRVFAIILFLLLTAPVAAHMIGRTAYFIGTKMWDKSVIDELEGMYKTETHELKSQSDEKGTDDKGEVGSTK from the coding sequence ATGACTGAGGCCATTATCATGATATTAAGTGGATTGGGAGCATTGTTCATCCTGATCGCATCTATAGGTTTTATCAGGATGCCTGACTTTTACCTGCGTGTATCTGTCACCACCAAAGCGGTTACTCTTGGTATTGGTTTGATATTGGGAGGAGCTGCTCTATATTTTTCAGAAGTATCGGTAGTATCGCGTGTATTTGCCATTATTCTTTTCCTGCTGCTTACAGCACCTGTTGCCGCGCATATGATTGGCCGTACTGCTTATTTCATTGGCACCAAGATGTGGGATAAATCAGTGATTGATGAACTGGAAGGAATGTATAAAACCGAAACACATGAACTGAAGAGCCAATCGGATGAAAAAGGTACAGATGATAAAGGAGAGGTGGGAAGTACGAAGTAA